A region from the Vespula pensylvanica isolate Volc-1 chromosome 9, ASM1446617v1, whole genome shotgun sequence genome encodes:
- the LOC122631876 gene encoding lymphoid-specific helicase-like isoform X5: MEQTNDEILTMKEDSNNSDNNFDNNSDNKSDKDIVVDCDFPSTTSDSTDNKSSSIIADHSKLDDKVLEDNVTNEKKRRRDEINEEKRIAQEEYNKTLHEQRYKRLMHLLTQSQFYSNYLMEKITSTSSQEIKDEKKATNENLPPKKKEKKKNTREYDIRQYISPKMEKKINSDRSKFNLRPRQISGKLLNLDTQVDNCENFCVPKYFNGTLYKYQREGLQWLKVLYENGLNGILADEMGLGKTIQIIALLCHLLEKHQSGPYLIIAPLSTIPNWVSEFKRFAPDLPIIVFHGSKNIRSKICKEITQSYSVKGEYRTRPIVLTTYEIPLVEYKFLMSQKWRYIIVDEGQRIKNHEALLSRILRTFPSMNRLLLTGTPLQNNLAELWSLLNFLLPDIFNDLAVFESWFNINELESTEATKKILKQEEEKHILSSLREILKPFVLRREKSDVHMNIPPKKELIVYAPLSHLQHEIYRAVLNYDLYHKIEREPILETLDGSKPKRKRIIRNTMDIINNSNNELTSPVQNEEGILTHPDLLEWKKHTNITDQNRDFLKNLRFQNRLVVYKKIVNHPYLLYNPLDLNGMHSINDDIIKSSGKLLVLDAMLSKLKKQGHKVLLFSTMTKLLNIIEDYLSLRNYKYVRLDGSSKLEERESTSRYTSNGTLS, from the exons atggaGCAAACGAACGATGAAATTTTAACAATGAAAGAAGATAGTAATAATTccgataataatttcgataataattccgATAATAAGTCCGATAAAGATATCGTCGTGGATTGTGACTTCCCAAGTACAACGA GTGATTCGACTGATAATAAATCTTCGAGTATAATTGCTGATCACAGCAAGCTTGATGATAAAGTTCTTGAAGATAAtgttacgaatgaaaaaaaaagacgccGAGATGAGATTAATGAAGAAAAGCGTATTGCACaggaagaatataataaaacattgcATGAACAAagatataaacgattaatgCATCTTTTAACTCAAAgtcaattttattctaattatctTATGGAAAAAATTACTTCAACTTCATcgcaagaaataaaagatgagaaaaaagcTACTAATGAGAATTTAccaccaaagaaaaaagaaaaaaagaaaaatactcgaGAATATGATATACGCCAATATATTTCTCCAAAG atggaaaaaaaaataaattcagaTAGATCAAAATTCAATTTACGCCCAAGACAAATTTcaggaaaattattaaatttagataCACAAGTAGATAACTGTGAAAATTTTTGTGTtccaaaatatttcaatggtactttatataaatatcagaGAGAAGGTTTGCAATGGTTGAAAGTGCTTTATGAGAATGGATTAAATGGTATCTTAGCTGATGAAATGGGACTTGGAAAAACAATTCAAATAATAGCATTGTTATGTCATCTTCTAGAAAAACATCAAAGTGGTccttatttaataattgcaCCACTTTCTACAATACCAAATTGGGTTTCAGAATTTAAGAGATTTGCCCCTGATTTACCAATAATAGTATTTCATGGctcaaaaaatataagatcaaAGATCTGTAAGGAAATTACACAATCTTACAGTGTTAAAGGAGAATATAGAACAAGACCTATTGTACTAACCACGTATGAAATACCGTTAgtagaatataaatttcttatgaGTCAGAAATGGAGATATATAATTGTTGATGAAGGTCAGAGAATCAAGAATCATGAAGCGCTATTATCTAG aaTTCTAAGAACATTTCCATCTATGAACCGCCTTTTATTGACTGGTACACCACTTCAAAATAATCTAGCTGAATTGTGGTCACTTCTTAACTTTTTATTACCTGACATATTTAATGATTTGGCTGTGTTTGAATCCTggtttaatataaatgaattagaaAGTACAGAGGCTactaaaaagattttaaaacaagaagaagaaaaacacatTTTATCATCATTAAGAGAAATTTTGAAGCCTTTTGTTTTAAGACGTGAGAAATCAGATGTCCATATGAATATTCCacctaaaaaagaattaattgtttatGCTCCACTTTCACATTTGCAACATGAAATATACAGAGCAGTTTTAAATTATGAcctttatcataaaattgaaagagaacCTATTTTGGAAACATTGGATGGTAGCAAACCTAAAAGAAAGCGTATTATAAGAAACACAatggatattattaataattcaaacaaTGAATTAACATCTCCTGTACAAAACGAAGAAGGTATACTAACACATCCAGATCTATTGGAGTGGAAGAAACATACTAATATTACTGATCAGAATCGTGATTTCTTAAAGAACCTACGTTTCCAAAACAGAT tggtagtatataaaaagattgtCAATCATCCATATTTGCTTTATAATCCTTTGGATTTAAATGGTATGCATTCAATTAATGATGATATTATCAAATCTTCTGGTAAACTTTTAGTACTGGATGCTATGTTATCTAAATTGAAGAAGCAAGGACATAAAGTTCTTTTATTCTCAACAATGACAAAATTACTTAATATCATAGAAGATTATCTCTCAttacgaaattataaatatgttagaTTAGATGGTTCAAGTAAACTAGAAGAAAGAG AATCCACAAGTAGATATACAAGCAATGGCACGTTGTCATAG